AGATGCACAATATTTCTTATGAGAAGAGTGCAAGTTTAAATTCTTCAGGTAACTCTTTTGGTCACTTGAGAAATCTTGTTTTAAGGTGGTAACTATATAGCCGAATATTTGGGGTTCTTTAATTTGTTACAGGCACTGGAAgtcaagaaatgaattttggaaACTTGTATTCTGAAAACACGAGTTCTTTTCAAATGGGTAGACAGAATTGGAACATTGAATTCAAGGATGCTACCTCTGCTGCACATGCAGCTGCGGAATCTGCAGAACGTGCTAGCATGGCTGCAAGAGCAGCTGCTGAACTTTCTAGCCGTGGAAAGTTAACAAGGCAGTGTTCAAGTGAATGGCTGAGTTCTTCTGTTGGTGAATTACCTCAAAAATATGCCTTCCATGCTACCGAACATCTTTCTGCTGGTTATGTTAATAGCACATTCCGAAGAAGCAGTTTTGAGATACACAATGAACAAGCTAATGTAAGAGAACAACATAATCAGGTGGGATCAACCAATGAACATCGCACGAACAGTAATGAGAATGTGGCGAAACTGTACCAGTCAGCTTCATTGACATCTCATAATGCTTTTCGCGAAGATAAACCATTTGGCAATGTTTATGGAGTGGCTGATATATATCCAAATGATGATAATCCTCAGGCAAACCAGAAATCAAGCACATGGGACTCAAATGCACACTTTTATTCTGATACTAGTAGGTCTGAGGATGGACTTCCTAAACGAAATTCAGTCACTCTTGCCGGTTCTGCTAGTGGATTGTCTAGAAGGATGTTAGCTCCTTCAAAAACTGgtacatgtttaattttgaaggATGATTCTTTGTCCAAGGCTTCTAAGACTTCTGGTGCAAGTTCTGGGCATGGATCAGCAGAGCATGCAGCATCTAAGCCAAATTCAGAACCTAAAAGTGaggaaattataatattatctgCAATGGTGCAAGCTTCCTCTTCTCTTACTACAACAATGACACCAGATAAGGAAGAGGCTTCAAAATCTTTAAATTCTAATCAAGATATTCCCTCTAAGGAGAAGGCCAGTCATGTTCATCCAAAGCTACCTGACTATGATACCTTTGCTGCCCAATTTCTGCCTCGTAAGAAGGGTCTTCAATAAAATTCCATGTGCTTGCTTATGATAACATAGGATTCTTGTGTAGTCTTAGCACGCTTTGCTGAAATTGTGGAGAAAAAACATTGAGTGGTGTTAATCCTATTTATGTTAACACACAAGACTTCCATTCCAAAACCTTAATATATTGCAGTAAAGACTTCTTAGAAACTTAATATTGTATTAGTAATTGTGGCTACGGACTgtaatttaaaatcttaatcaCACGTTTTTCATGTAACCTATTAAATAATGAGtaagtttgtttattttttttttttataaaaaataaccttaagataaatacttttatataagTACTTTTTCAAGAAGTAGATACAACTtgctttctaaataaaaaattattttttaaaaaacagaagaaatttagacaaatatattaaaaaaatagaaaattatttattttattaaaataagtgtttattttaacaaataaatttaaataaattgaccTAGCAACTGAACTCACTTAATTCATGTTTAAATATGATGAGACAATCAAgaaaatttaacttaattaattgaacAGGATATGTGAACTATTGTaaatttttcgtattttttattcttatatatataaaaaaaaatgagagaatcatttatgtatttgatttatttttttaccttttttatatataatttttttaagtttagaaGAATAGGTACTAACATTGAACTACGTGATTAATCCTTCGTTTGATAGAGGGGTTTAGAGTGGAAATTAAAGGGGaggagaagaaattaaaaaattagtatgaGTTTCccactttttattcaattataattctCCTCTACCAGACTTACtactcaaaaattaaaatcacatgtCCTCCAAAGTGTCTTAGAAGAGCATAAGAAGTGGTGATGCACTCGCAAATATGGGTTTCCTTAAAGAAGCATCAAGATGGAAACACATTATCTTcggcaccaaaaaaaaaaaaaaactgaaacacAGAATTGATGAAGCATTCTTGGCATGAAAGATTCTAAAGaattaaacaattcatattaatCAAAAACTTGTCTACACCCTTTCCTATGTTTTGGATGTTAGTGTTAGTCCCATTGTATTTCACGCATTCCGTTAATACAGACTATTAAAGAACGGTGAATAGCCCAAAATATATAATGCAGTGCCGAGAGTTTAGTTTCTAATGCTTACTCTCTCACTCTTGTGGTTATGAAACCACATATCTACTTTGAACATCCTTGAAATTCAGGTATGCCACCCTTTTCAACCCTTTCTTTTGTATATGCCACATTGTCACCTCAATGTTTCTCATGCATGACTTAAATACTGGGAACGACACctatgtttataaaataaagatttccATATATATGAAACCCCTGTCAAAGCTGTTTTCCAATTACAAGATGGTGTAAAATGGCAACAATTAACCAAAGGACGACCACAACATGaaattttggaattaaatacCAAGTCTAATCATAACATGTATTAACTAAAagtagttttataaaataaagtatttttaattagtatcgTTAGTAcattggttaagaaattaaaaagaaaaattatttattatgtaaatcatagaaaaacataaaagagataATGTGCAGTGTAATTTTCTGCCTCccaatataaatatttctattctAAATTCCTTAACCAATTCTCTTAAGATACTATTAACATTTGGATCTCTCATACAAATGATTGCTTtgaataacttatttttattcata
This genomic interval from Glycine max cultivar Williams 82 chromosome 5, Glycine_max_v4.0, whole genome shotgun sequence contains the following:
- the LOC100799050 gene encoding uncharacterized protein isoform X2, with amino-acid sequence MFLLSVTVISKTALTLAVPRIKLLKNKREANVKQLRRELAQLLHSGHNHAARVRVEHVVKEEKTMAAYDLIKIYCDLIAARMPMIESQRNCPIDLKEAISSVIFASPRCSDIPELVVVKKHIMAKYGREFVSAAVELRPDCGVNRLLVEKLSTSAPDGPTKIRILTAIAEEHNVQWQPSLEENHVNASQDFLAGPNTLENGKPPQVQLHAPPVGDEKGPPNLRAYASYQLKEMHNISYEKSASLNSSGTGSQEMNFGNLYSENTSSFQMGRQNWNIEFKDATSAAHAAAESAERASMAARAAAELSSRGKLTRQCSSEWLSSSVGELPQKYAFHATEHLSAGYVNSTFRRSSFEIHNEQANVREQHNQVGSTNEHRTNSNENVAKLYQSASLTSHNAFREDKPFGNVYGVADIYPNDDNPQANQKSSTWDSNAHFYSDTSRSEDGLPKRNSVTLAGSASGLSRRMLAPSKTGTCLILKDDSLSKASKTSGASSGHGSAEHAASKPNSEPKSEEIIILSAMVQASSSLTTTMTPDKEEASKSLNSNQDIPSKEKASHVHPKLPDYDTFAAQFLPRKKGLQ
- the LOC100799050 gene encoding uncharacterized protein isoform X3 — encoded protein: MAAYDLIKIYCDLIAARMPMIESQRNCPIDLKEAISSVIFASPRCSDIPELVVVKKHIMAKYGREFVSAAVELRPDCGVNRLLVEKLSTSAPDGPTKIRILTAIAEEHNVQWQPSLEENHVNASQDFLAGPNTLENGKPPQVQLHAPPVGDEKGPPNLRAYASYQLKEMHNISYEKSASLNSSGTGSQEMNFGNLYSENTSSFQMGRQNWNIEFKDATSAAHAAAESAERASMAARAAAELSSRGKLTRQCSSEWLSSSVGELPQKYAFHATEHLSAGYVNSTFRRSSFEIHNEQANVREQHNQVGSTNEHRTNSNENVAKLYQSASLTSHNAFREDKPFGNVYGVADIYPNDDNPQANQKSSTWDSNAHFYSDTSRSEDGLPKRNSVTLAGSASGLSRRMLAPSKTGTCLILKDDSLSKASKTSGASSGHGSAEHAASKPNSEPKSEEIIILSAMVQASSSLTTTMTPDKEEASKSLNSNQDIPSKEKASHVHPKLPDYDTFAAQFLPRKKGLQ
- the LOC100799050 gene encoding uncharacterized protein isoform X1: MFNRRSSKSSECKTALTLAVPRIKLLKNKREANVKQLRRELAQLLHSGHNHAARVRVEHVVKEEKTMAAYDLIKIYCDLIAARMPMIESQRNCPIDLKEAISSVIFASPRCSDIPELVVVKKHIMAKYGREFVSAAVELRPDCGVNRLLVEKLSTSAPDGPTKIRILTAIAEEHNVQWQPSLEENHVNASQDFLAGPNTLENGKPPQVQLHAPPVGDEKGPPNLRAYASYQLKEMHNISYEKSASLNSSGTGSQEMNFGNLYSENTSSFQMGRQNWNIEFKDATSAAHAAAESAERASMAARAAAELSSRGKLTRQCSSEWLSSSVGELPQKYAFHATEHLSAGYVNSTFRRSSFEIHNEQANVREQHNQVGSTNEHRTNSNENVAKLYQSASLTSHNAFREDKPFGNVYGVADIYPNDDNPQANQKSSTWDSNAHFYSDTSRSEDGLPKRNSVTLAGSASGLSRRMLAPSKTGTCLILKDDSLSKASKTSGASSGHGSAEHAASKPNSEPKSEEIIILSAMVQASSSLTTTMTPDKEEASKSLNSNQDIPSKEKASHVHPKLPDYDTFAAQFLPRKKGLQ